One segment of Serinus canaria isolate serCan28SL12 unplaced genomic scaffold, serCan2020 HiC_scaffold_540, whole genome shotgun sequence DNA contains the following:
- the LOC103825068 gene encoding zinc finger protein 3-like: MPQDTQAGKELRMESRGDKSPQQNFVEEKPYKCLECGKSFRHRSHLIRHQMIHTGEWAYECGECGKGFSYSSELVTHRRIHTGERPYECPRCGKMCHTSSNLLQHERIHMDERPFRCPDCGKGFKNNSTLVTHRCIHTGERPYECPTCKKRFQTRSHLLQHERIHTDERPFRCSDCGEGFKQNAHLITHRRIHTGE; this comes from the exons ATGCCCCAGGAcacccaggcag ggaaggagctgaggatggagagCAGGGGGGACAAATCCCCACAGCAGAACTTTGTGGAAGAGAAGCCCTACAAGTGcctggagtgtgggaagagcttcaggcaCAGGTCCCACCTGATCCGCCACCAGATGATCCACACCGGGGAATGGGCCTatgagtgtggggagtgtgggaagggcttcagctACAGCTCAGAACTCGTCACCCACcggcgcatccacactggggagaggccctacgagtgtcctCGGTGTGGGAAGATGTGTCACACCAGCTCCAATCTCCTCCAGCATGAGCGGATCCACATGGATGAGAGGCCCTTTCGCTGCCCtgactgtgggaagggcttcaagAACAACTCCACCCTCGTCACCCACCGgtgcatccacactggggagaggccaTATGAGTGCCCCACATGCAAGAAGAGGTTTCAAACTAGatcccatctcctccagcatgAGCGGATCCACACGGATGAGAGGCCCTTCCGCTGCTCCGACTGTGGGGAGGGCTTCAAGCAAAATGCTCACCTCATCACCCACcggcgcatccacactggggagag